The window AGGTATTTCTCAAGAGGAGCTACAGCTTCCGTTCCTCGaaaaagttcttgaaacAGAGGAGGATTACGGCAGTGATGTAGACAACTTCTCAATAGACAAATTTTCACCTGAAGGTGTATCGAAGTCgactttgaagatcaagatcgaCCCAGAGACATATCTGCTGGACATTGAGGCGGGATCTTACGATGTTTTCTCTAGAAAGTCGGTAAACAGATTTCCTGTAATTGTTGATTCAAATGACTACACGActaagaaagagaagaaaaagaatATGGTTATTCAGTTTTTGGAGAGTAAGAAAGGTtggaaaaaaaatttggatgatgatcAAGTGAAAGCTATACAAGAGAAGTTAGCTCGTGTTAAAGAAAATGGCTCGTTAGACGATTTCAACGAGGCATCTCAGACTCAGCAAGCGAGCGAAATTATTGCCCCTTCAAAAGTCGAGCAAAGTAAGGAATCTACTGTCGCTGATGTTAATTCCCTCCCTAAGGAATTGGTTGAAGCTGAGGACCGGGGAAACGATACGACAGcagatgaagttgatcCTGAAGTTGTTGCCCATTAATCAGTCACAGACTcttttcttggaaatctATGGGACCCAAGATTTGTAATTATTCCGGATATGTACCTATAAAAACTTGAACTCAATCACTTGGATTTGTATAGAGAGCAGTTAGCTAGCCTGCTCTGTGTCCACATCAACTCCAAAGTCTTCAAGATTCTCGCCCCAATCATTCTGCCACTGCCTCCTTCCTATTAGGTCAGAGGTATCATttggccttcttcttatcaaTTGCTCTCCTTGCTTTGTAATGCTTTCAATACTGCTTGATAGACTTCCAGGGCCTGCTCGAGTCCTACCGCCATCTGGTGGCCATGGAAGAGAGAGCAAGAGATCTTCATAACTAGCTCTGGAGGAATACTCagaaatttcattcttgacaAAGGACATACCATCACCTTTCGGTCTACCAAAGGGCCAGAGCCACAATAGCGGGTTGCCGAGCAACTGCTCGGCGTTGCTCCAGGGGTCAAGGTCGTATGGGAAGTTAACGACATCCTCTAACCTGAGCTCTTTGTTCATCGAGAGCTCTGCCGCTGTCGATTCATTAATTTGTTCCCTCGTCCCAGGAAAAATATCCCAGGCAGCTTCTATCAACAGAGGAACGAGCCTTTTGGAGTCGAAGAGTGCTTGAAGTCTTTCTAGCTCCCAAGTCTCAATTTGAGACATcccattgaagatctgaTTCGCCAAGCAGCGGCATAATAATATGGTGATAGTCAGCAGCACAAATGCGTCGAGGGGTGTTAAGATTGTCAGAAACACTAGTTCGGATCTGTGAAACATGTAATCGGGAAGGTTCCTGTCTCGCCAGAGGACGATTATTCGGCTGACAAGTTGGTAAAGTAGGAAGGCAGTAGCGACAATCACCCACACTAAGAAGCGCAGAAAGTGAGGGAAATTATTGTGGCCAACACAGTTCATAGTCCATGGACAGTGATGATCCATCATAAGAACACATTGATTGCAAGTTTTGCAGTGATGAGCTCTTTCGGGTTTATAATTCTGACACTTCTTACAGTAATTCTTCCATTCATACTTTGGTACTTCAAAGTTAGGCCTCGGCCTTCCTGGGTTTGTATAAATTGCGTAGTAGTAGGATAGCCATATCAAAGCCAAATTGCACTGGAACCACAACTGTTTGGATGGCGAGAGGAAGTTGGACAGGATGAAAAAATGCCCACAGTAACCAATGAAACTGACCAGAACACATGGTATTGCTATTCCCAACCAGGGCCATTTCAGCTTAACGGGCATCTGGTCGCTATCAGACCTATCAAGGGTCAGTGATCATTAATTGACCGCATTTTATTTTTCTCAGTTCATCAATCTACAGGAATTTATATCAGATCGCCTTTGATCGGCCGAGCTGAAGGTGTCAAAAATCTAGAGGTTCGATGATACTCAAAAATCCGTGTCTGTAAGTTGAGACTTGCTGAGTAGTTTAAGAGTAGTTTCTGACTCCGGACACGTTATAGTAATGTTCTTTGCAGGTTGTGCTTGGTACTTATCCTCAATACCTGAATAAACTATATTCGTCTCGAGATGAAGTTGAGAGACTGTGGCTCTTTACATTTTGTAATATTCATTAAATGATTAAGACGTAAAATAGGCAGTaaaaagttcatcatttgaatGCGTCACCGATAATTAATTAAAATATGATAGCAAGCCAGTTTAATTCACAGGCAATCAAGAAGCCTTATTGATTAGCAATGCTCATGACTGATAGCTTGCGAATTGATTAGGCATTTTTGTGCCAAGCTCTTTTTGGTGAGAAGTCTGCTAAAAACTTGGAGATGGATTGGAATTAAATTTTTTTCGAACCGACCATGCAGGTAGTTGAGTCTGAAGTTTTCGTTGACCCTTAATATTTACATGAGATCTTGTTCTGCTTGTTCTTCGTGGTCAAATTTGATCGTGAGCCTTTCTTTCAGGATTCTTGAACTCACGCCTGTACCGTTCTGTATAGCTCATTTAAAGCCATATCTGCGAAGCTGTGATTCCCTTCCTAGCATTTAGTGATTTTAAATAACGATCTTGGAGTAGTTTAAGTGTATGAAGTGCAGCGGCATCCGGAAACCAAGGCTGCCAATAATGAGACAATGAACCGAGCGACAAGTGCGTAACCACCTTTGTGACTTGCAGACCATATAAGCACCGTACTGCCCTATGTTAGCATAAGTTCAGCATAAGTTCAGCATAAGTTCAGCATAACCTGCAGATCGTGAACTTCAATCATTGATTGATATGGCCTAATTACACAAGCTGAAACATGAATTAAAGCTTCTATGGCCAAGTTGGTAAGGCGCCACACTAGTAATGTGGAGATCATCAGTTCGACTCTGGTTGGAAGCATTCATTTTtgcatcttcaaaaaaatcTCGTAATAAAAGAAAAGCAACCTGTACTtctatcaaatttatcTATAGCTTAGCTTACAGTTGAGCTATCGCCATCTTAAGATGCACCAAATTATAACTCTTAATCAGGCCATATAAATGACACAGGGCAGCTACCACAACTAGTACGTGAAACAACTGATGAGAATGACCCCAGATGTCATACTTGCCCGGAGCGTATTTCTCAGGGAAACGAACACCATAGAGGACGGCTCCGGTAATGTAAAAAATTCCTCCCAACAAAACCCATTTAACTTGAATTCTTAGGTAAATTTCACTGAACCCGTAGTAGAAAATGCCTGTAACAATTGGTAGGACGGCAGAGAGCCCAAACGCGACAAACATAGCTGCTCTGTATGGGCGCCATTCCCTAGTTCTAAATCCCTCTTTCAAGGAAACTACAGCGCAGGCGGCTCCAAAAGTGCAAGTAATGAAGGAGAAGAGATAGAACAAAGCAGGAGTTTCAAAAAAACCATAGTACATTATACTCACCATTGATGTGACAACAAGGACGACGATCCCCAAATAATCCAGCTTATTTCCGAAAGTGGCAACCGATCGGGAATGATTCTTTAGACAATGAAATATACTACTCAAGGTTAAGCAGGTAAATGAcaccaaagaaaacaaatCTATCATCACGTAGTCAATCAATGTCGTTGTCTCGAACTGTGTGACAGCAAATTTGTCAAAACACAGCACAAACAGGAAGGCAATCCCTGGCAATAAGTGAGTGTAAATATTAACTGACTCATTGTGTAAGTAAAACAAACTCAAGAAACACTGAAACATGCTCCTTGTCTCTCCAACATAACCACTCAAGATGTGCTCATTATCACGCTGCCAGTGAGGTATCTCATCCCATGTATacaactttctcttctttttgcTCATCTTATCAGTCTTCTGTCCTTTTACCGGTCCAGAAGTTTCTTCCTTGGTAACGGTACTAGTTTGATCTGTTGTTAAAGAACATTgagatctcttcttcaagctaTCAGACATTCGGAGCCTAAGTACCCTATTTCTAGATTATGTCTCGAGAAATATTCTCAAGatccaagatcaaacacTTTTATATTCTGCAAAACCAAACCATTATTCAAAAGCAGATTCAAACAGCATTACAGCTCAACTACAACAGATCGACAACACTCAACATCTGGTGTTCCCTATACGGCTTCATCCTTTAGGTTTCTTTACGCCGCGGGTGCTAGGAAAAAATCCAACAAAAAGTACAGACtcagttgaaaagaacGATCATAATCCAACCTGTATCTCTATAAGTGTCGAGTCCTACTTGTATTATGCCCATCGAGATCTGCGGACGTAATATGAATCTCTCCGGTTCTCGGCTCAGCCAGGAGTAGACGGGTTATAGGTATTGGTGCTCAAGTAGACCGTATCTTCTCGACATAAGCGTGCATAGAACGACAACGGAGTGTATCTAAAAAAGCGCCTTTCCCCAGAACACCTGATGGGTTTGTAATTACTGATAAAACTCCTACGTTGTGACTTAATGACCGCCATTTCCTTCTAGATGTATTAACCACCCACACGTGGCCCGCGTCGTCTCTTGCAAATGCGACTGTGATTGTAGAAGTCTATAGATTAAGGCATCTCTTGGCGTGCCTGTCACATCACAAAACAATCAtttctcattttcttgCAACAATTTTACGCCAAGCCCCATCTACTTCGTTCGATTTACCAGAGAAGGGTTATCTAATAATACAATACTTGGCGCTATTACTGAATAATCTGTTTGATCTCGACAGCTTTGATTATTTGATCAACACGTGAATACATAGGGGATTTTGCTCGTTAATAGGCAGTAAAGAAACTCAATtattaaagaaaaaaatcgCCAACTAACAAATTTAGTAGAGTTTGCCGATCCAACTTATACCCATCCATTCTCAAGCATCACACTTTCTACAAAGAAACTAGTTGAAGGATGCCTTTGGAGCAGACCGGCGAGTTGTGATTTATTGGAAGTAGGAAAAGGAGGTCAGAATCAGAACTAAAGACCCAAGCAAAGGAAAGGTTAAAATGCAAGCCATTGAGGATGCAGAAGTTACAGTTGCAGCTAGGGATAAACCTATACCGTCTGAAAGCTCGAAAGAAGGAACGGATGAAATATCTACGATCTATCTTCCTCGAAAATTCTCTAAATGCTCAAGAACTGATCTAGCGGTTCTTATATCGAGGATGTTGACTTTTCTGATACAGATAAATGATTCTTTAGCTCTCTCGAAACCCGAGAATGCACGGGGATTGACAAGGTTTCATTCGAGGGTCCCACCGGGTATATCTGTTTACAACTATCTGATACGACTCACGAAATATTCATCATTAGAGCATTGTGTCCTGTTGACAGCTGTCTATTATATTGACCTCTTATCGAGCGTTTATCCCGTGTTCACATTGAGCTCGTTGACAGTGCATCGGTTTCTTCTTACGGCTACAACAGTTGCTAGCAAAGGTTTATGTGACTCTTTTTGCACTAATACGCATTATGCTAAGGTTGGGGGGGTCCATAGTAGTGAGCTGAACATCCTGGAATGTGAATTTTTAAAGAGGGTTAATTATAGAATACTACCGAGAGATGATAATATTGATTGGTGCAAGTTGGAGacaaaattacaaaaattTACATTGTATGAAGAACCCGAGATGGGCCAGAATTCAAGACCACAAAATTCTCTAAAGAATAGCGGCTATAATGTTCTGGACGCTTACTTCCGTAAGATAGTTCAATTGGTTGGCTCATATGCATCATCACCGGATAAATCGAAAGTGGTAAATTATGTTCTGCGACCTTCGTCTCCAATTAAGGATGGATCCAGGGACTCTACACATGATCATGCCTTGAGTTCGCAGACCAGCTTGGAATCTATCAGCACAAGAACGATAAATTCGGATTCAAAACCAAAATCTCACGAGGATGAGGAACCATCAGCAAGAAAACGTAACTTGGATTCAGAAGCTCATCCTAATGGGAAAGACAAGGTCCCAAGCCCCGGAGAAAGCaagctgaaaaaaatgACGAACAATCAACGAACGCCTAATATTAATCATCATTCTTATTCTTAATATTGTATACTTCAAAATCGCATCTCACTTACCAAACTTACAGTGTGATACTATAAACGCGTGACAACTTTTTTGAAGTAGAGCTATTTTACGATtcctttttcaaaacttttttCTGGTTCGGAAATCTCGACAAAcattcaaaatcaaaacaCAGTCTAGATTATGTGTTTTGATGTATTCAAAAACAAATTAAAATATTTTTGCCGGCTATTTATTTATTAGATTAAACTATAATTATTTATTTAGGTTCTATAGTTTTAAATATGCACGTGaacattttttttcattttctcaCTTGTACTAGTTCACGAAAAGTTTTCGAGTGATCTAATATGTAAGCTCATCTCTTTATTTAATCTTCCTACGAATCAGAGATGGACTTTAACGGCCAACGAATCGAGCACTAATGCCACCAGCGGAAGAGGACCAACTACTACGTAAGGTCGTGGATACGATCCGTGCCTCATCTGCGTTAGCGGCTCAGGATGTTGACTTTCATCGCAGCTTAAGTAGGCCTATCGGAAAGTCTTTAGATGAGACTTCTACTAGAATGGTAAGCCTAATAAACAGTCTTTTAAGCTCTATAGATCAGAATTCAGAGCCTCTGgttgaaggaaaagaaaccTTGAATGAGTATTGGAAAGATTTCAGCAACATGATGGACAACCTTTTTGAGCTGTCAGATTGTTCGGCAGACATTCTGACCAGAGCTCCTGGTAGTAGAAAAGACGGAGAGAAACTAAAGTTCCTTGATAACTCCAGCAGCAATGATAGCATTCCTTCAAAAAGAATATCGAAGCCTCAgttgaatttcaaaaatccCGTCAACAATACGGAAATACAGCCTTTTGTTCcacttttgaaggaaaagcCATTTGCGTTGAGGCCGCTAATCTCAGATATAGTACCTGGGAATGACGCTGTGCCTGAACATTATGCGCAGCCCTATGAATATGAAATTGAACATCAAGAGTACGGAGAATCTGTCATTGTCAAATCAGAACCTATCccttcaaagccttggGAAACTACGGAAGCTCTTTGGGTTGACAATATTGAAGTGCTCAAGACTATGATATCGGACTTGAAATCTGTGACAGAAATTGCTGTCGATTTAGAACATCACGATTACAGGTCCTACTACGGTATAGTTTGTCTCATGCAAATTAGCACGAGAGAAAGGGATTATCTCATCGACACAATCGCTCTTCGAGAtgatttgcaaattttgaatgaggTTTTTGCTAACCCAAAAATCCTGAAGGTTTTTCATGGTGCATTTATGGATATCATCTGGCTACAGAGAGATTTGGGACTCTACGTAGTCAGTCTGTTCGATACATTTCATGCGTCTAGAGCGATTGGTCTTCCCAGACACAGTCTTGCATACCTGTTAGAGAAATTTGCCAATTTCAAGACCTCCAAGAAGTATCAGCTTGCAGATTGGAGGTTAAGGCCGCTTTCAAAGGCCATGAACGCTTATGCGAGGGCTGACACTCACTTTCTCCTCAATATCTATGACCAGTTGAGGAATACTCTGATAGAGCAAAATAAACTTGCTGGTGTACTAGCCGAGTCTCGGAACGTTGCTAAGAGACGATTCGAATACTCCAAATTTAGACCAATAGCACCCTCCCCAACCGTATATTGTCCCATTGACAAACCAGATCCTTGGAAAGTTTTAATGTTCCAGTACAGTATTTCGCCTAACAGAGAAGAATTAGTCAAAAAATTGTATGACTGGAGAGACACGATTGCCAGAAGGGATGACGAATCTCCAAGGTATGTGATGCCTAATCAGTTGTTAGTCGAGCTTGCGCGTCAGGCACCTACTGAACCGATAAACGTCATTTCCGTGAACAGCATTGTGACGGATCATGTCAGATCGAATTCCTTGGTACTTGCCCATTTAATTAAAAATACGTTGGCGAGTTCTGACAAAGAATCTGATAAAGGTACTTTCGAAGCGGACAATAATTCTACAGATGCTGCTTCCTTGTTGACTGTCCCACAAATACAAAAGTTAGCAGCATGTTTCGCTGGAGTCTCTCGCGCGTTTACGATTCTACAGAACGAATACAAAGACGGTCGTTCCTCTTCTATTTTTACAGACATTTTGACATCGGAGGATGATGCTGTTAATTATGTCGGTAACAATATGGATCACATCACGAAAAAGGAATTGGGCAAGCGGGCAGCTAAAGCGCTACAATCGATGGAGCAGTTTGATGAAGCCACTTCATATTACATGCCTATTCCTGAAATAGCAAAGGAGAGCAATACGATGGAAGAAATCCGCCCACCAGCTCCAGAAGAAGTAAAGGAAAGCCCATCGCCGCCAAAGGAAGACATGGATGAAATCATCACTTTAAAGAAAATCAAGAAACAAAAATCTCAGTCTCCAAAGGAACTAGGCATAAGCGAACGAGAAATACCTGCTGTAGATTATACAAAAACCAAAAAGGTGCTAGCCACTAATCAAGATAAGAAcaaggataagaagaagagaaagttcGATCCTTACGCAGCATCCAATCATTCAAGTGATGCCCCCAGGGCCCCTAAGAAGAGGAAGCCGGTCAATAGAGAGAGGAACGTATCTTTTAAAAGGTGAAAAGGAGGATTTATCAACCCGGGGCATGGCATATAACCTATCCATGAAACGGCTAAATAGTGTACATTAAAGTAAAATAATTACCCACATAATTATTAAACTGCATCAAATGATGTAAAGCTTAACAACTACAGGAGCTTGGTTCCCCATCCAACTGGATATTTATTGCGTCgttgaaatcttcttcaaaagcatcTGCATCGGCTTGGTTTTGCTGTAAAGCACTACGTCCTATCTCTTCAAAGGCTGTATCAACGTTAATCGCATTTTTAGCACTGGTGAAGAATAGTGGGACGTTTCCTAGAGATTTGGCCAAGTCCTGAGCGGATTTTGTATTAACTACCTTCTTAGACTCTTCGACATCGATTTTATTACCTAGAATGACAAAAGGGAACGTTTCTGGAGAGGAAACATTGGcatgaacaagaaattcaTCTCTCCATGATTTGATATTCTCAAAGGACTTGACATTCGTCACATCGTAAACCAACACACAACAATCTGCACCTCGGTAAAAAGCTACTCCAAGTGATTGGAAGCGTTCCTGACCAGCAGTATCCCAAACTTGCATTGTTGCCACCTTATCGTCATCTAAAACAACCTCTTTGGTAAGGAAATCAGCTCCTATAGTGGCCTTATATTGTTGAGAATACTTATCATTAACATATCTGTGCATCAATGATGTCTTACCGACACCGGAGTCACCGAGAATGATAACTTTTAAtatattcttctttcttgacgACATATTTCAAAATAATGAGTCCTTGAAACGACTGATTAGGACTTTGTAAAAGATATTCCTTAGTTGTTATGTCTTTTGTCAGGCTGTGAGAGGACCTAATTGAACTTCCAGCAACGCAGTCATATCTGAGGTGGTCACGTGATTTTATCGAAACCAGCGTCAATCAGCTCTCATCTCTACTTTAACACACTTACTCTTAGTCCTTTAGCCTGTTGCAACTTTGTCCACTTGCTAGAAACTTCTCATGAACCCAGATGTTTAATCCGATTGAGTTCTCTTCTAAAAA of the Torulaspora delbrueckii CBS 1146 chromosome 7, complete genome genome contains:
- the PFA4 gene encoding palmitoyltransferase PFA4 (similar to Saccharomyces cerevisiae PFA4 (YOL003C); ancestral locus Anc_6.28) is translated as MPVKLKWPWLGIAIPCVLVSFIGYCGHFFILSNFLSPSKQLWFQCNLALIWLSYYYAIYTNPGRPRPNFEVPKYEWKNYCKKCQNYKPERAHHCKTCNQCVLMMDHHCPWTMNCVGHNNFPHFLRFLVWVIVATAFLLYQLVSRIIVLWRDRNLPDYMFHRSELVFLTILTPLDAFVLLTITILLCRCLANQIFNGMSQIETWELERLQALFDSKRLVPLLIEAAWDIFPGTREQINESTAAELSMNKELRLEDVVNFPYDLDPWSNAEQLLGNPLLWLWPFGRPKGDGMSFVKNEISEYSSRASYEDLLLSLPWPPDGGRTRAGPGSLSSSIESITKQGEQLIRRRPNDTSDLIGRRQWQNDWGENLEDFGVDVDTEQAS
- the IZH2 gene encoding PAQR-type receptor (similar to Saccharomyces cerevisiae IZH2 (YOL002C); ancestral locus Anc_6.27), yielding MSDSLKKRSQCSLTTDQTSTVTKEETSGPVKGQKTDKMSKKKRKLYTWDEIPHWQRDNEHILSGYVGETRSMFQCFLSLFYLHNESVNIYTHLLPGIAFLFVLCFDKFAVTQFETTTLIDYVMIDLFSLVSFTCLTLSSIFHCLKNHSRSVATFGNKLDYLGIVVLVVTSMVSIMYYGFFETPALFYLFSFITCTFGAACAVVSLKEGFRTREWRPYRAAMFVAFGLSAVLPIVTGIFYYGFSEIYLRIQVKWVLLGGIFYITGAVLYGVRFPEKYAPGKYDIWGHSHQLFHVLVVVAALCHLYGLIKSYNLVHLKMAIAQL
- the PHO80 gene encoding Pho80p (similar to Saccharomyces cerevisiae PHO80 (YOL001W); ancestral locus Anc_6.26) translates to MQAIEDAEVTVAARDKPIPSESSKEGTDEISTIYLPRKFSKCSRTDLAVLISRMLTFLIQINDSLALSKPENARGLTRFHSRVPPGISVYNYLIRLTKYSSLEHCVLLTAVYYIDLLSSVYPVFTLSSLTVHRFLLTATTVASKGLCDSFCTNTHYAKVGGVHSSELNILECEFLKRVNYRILPRDDNIDWCKLETKLQKFTLYEEPEMGQNSRPQNSLKNSGYNVLDAYFRKIVQLVGSYASSPDKSKVVNYVLRPSSPIKDGSRDSTHDHALSSQTSLESISTRTINSDSKPKSHEDEEPSARKRNLDSEAHPNGKDKVPSPGESKLKKMTNNQRTPNINHHSYS
- the RRP6 gene encoding exosome nuclease subunit RRP6 (similar to Saccharomyces cerevisiae RRP6 (YOR001W); ancestral locus Anc_6.25), which translates into the protein MPPAEEDQLLRKVVDTIRASSALAAQDVDFHRSLSRPIGKSLDETSTRMVSLINSLLSSIDQNSEPLVEGKETLNEYWKDFSNMMDNLFELSDCSADILTRAPGSRKDGEKLKFLDNSSSNDSIPSKRISKPQLNFKNPVNNTEIQPFVPLLKEKPFALRPLISDIVPGNDAVPEHYAQPYEYEIEHQEYGESVIVKSEPIPSKPWETTEALWVDNIEVLKTMISDLKSVTEIAVDLEHHDYRSYYGIVCLMQISTRERDYLIDTIALRDDLQILNEVFANPKILKVFHGAFMDIIWLQRDLGLYVVSLFDTFHASRAIGLPRHSLAYLLEKFANFKTSKKYQLADWRLRPLSKAMNAYARADTHFLLNIYDQLRNTLIEQNKLAGVLAESRNVAKRRFEYSKFRPIAPSPTVYCPIDKPDPWKVLMFQYSISPNREELVKKLYDWRDTIARRDDESPRYVMPNQLLVELARQAPTEPINVISVNSIVTDHVRSNSLVLAHLIKNTLASSDKESDKGTFEADNNSTDAASLLTVPQIQKLAACFAGVSRAFTILQNEYKDGRSSSIFTDILTSEDDAVNYVGNNMDHITKKELGKRAAKALQSMEQFDEATSYYMPIPEIAKESNTMEEIRPPAPEEVKESPSPPKEDMDEIITLKKIKKQKSQSPKELGISEREIPAVDYTKTKKVLATNQDKNKDKKKRKFDPYAASNHSSDAPRAPKKRKPVNRERNVSFKR
- the YPT7 gene encoding Rab family GTPase YPT7 (similar to Saccharomyces cerevisiae YPT7 (YML001W); ancestral locus Anc_6.24), which produces MSSRKKNILKVIILGDSGVGKTSLMHRYVNDKYSQQYKATIGADFLTKEVVLDDDKVATMQVWDTAGQERFQSLGVAFYRGADCCVLVYDVTNVKSFENIKSWRDEFLVHANVSSPETFPFVILGNKIDVEESKKVVNTKSAQDLAKSLGNVPLFFTSAKNAINVDTAFEEIGRSALQQNQADADAFEEDFNDAINIQLDGEPSSCSC